Proteins from one Natrinema salinisoli genomic window:
- a CDS encoding DUF7282 domain-containing protein, whose protein sequence is MRPSRTTIVVLVAAAMVGSIVALPVLGSNPETVTEPDNGDVDASIESQLGGGGAATLQGDDSQVDTEPTAASQFDPVEVGPPAADVGTTTQTTVSQEQTEAVETGVDQGIALVQSQGIEVTQEQRTAALEGARESVSQSQTVEAEQVQAATKGAVHGTLIQEQSVNVTQLQAAVGGATAGGLSQSQSVNATQLQSATWGGAHGAVAQSQRVSAEQIQVASAGAAAGAASEAGAKDVGKVSKIQEAAQGSAYGALTQYQSISIEQRQQVTLEHVQHAAIGAAAGSLEGSTRAALEQEQRVDVRQEQRVETEQRQRATIKQIQKAAAGAAKGALVQEQEVSVEQTQAAARGASRGSVKQVQSVTIVQIQRISITQVQEASFGAAKGAISQSQAATVEQIQAAADGAAGGALVQRQTVSVTQIQSAATGAAEGAVTSALQRQEVTVEQVQAAAFGAGDGAVTQMQIVDVTQVQRLASGAASGALVQSQEATVTQVQIAARTAATETAQVVQTQRIGIIQLQTLTQETAADATAFAIEADTDDVTVITQHVEVEVVQRIETIDRVEGTASIDFREQEGNGEEVTIDEVSLSEGGFVAVYEGVAVDADPDDVRGVSSYLEAGEHENVTIELDEPLNESGVLVAVVHHDTNDDETFQYAESDGDQDVPYASQSGAPVLDGAFVTVTDEPAEPTGTLSVDDQEGDGETLIVDEANASVPYTVTAEYDNETVESDAFAADEAVTNLSLDLEPPLEENASVNVSVVGEDGTALASETIEYTIADEPVEPEATLSLDDQESEGETLEIEAASATVPYVITAEYDGERVDSDPFEANETVAEQTLDLEPPLEDNATVDVSVRAAADDAVLANDSIEYAVVEPDPEEPTANLTVADQTGDGETITVTSANASVEYAITVTDENGTQLAVSETFAANETIGPTEFDLEPPLAENATLEVAVVAAEDGTSLETDSVAYAVDGDVEDFDVEFTSCSRAVVTASLEEGDQVAASTGFYDQAGFGNTIIEDFVTAGDDVEAPFTGTIVFEIGDERNVTTEDDEVFVEVPDYGTFGTYISGISSPEAIPFAGIDYGNPSAQACDDAARPDLPSLSVVETTPTEDGIDVTFGYENPNNATMAGNSQFVDGTTTDGPPNELEPGENTFTVEWTPESDAERLVWQVEFANYGYDDPVTAATPPAGEIEPSEPAAFGVSITEVTSPVERGDQLEVATEVQNLGGEAGTQTVALAIGDETVGSESVTLEAGETQTVSFAFETAALEPGDYPLEVATETETVETTVTIEESGEPAEFAVTDVSAPESGVAGEEVPVTAIVENQGDLEGTQTVTYSVDEQAVAQSTVSLAGGQSAEIPFSSTLPEGTSTHTVATDDDQATVTVEATPAEATGSDGNAGPEPSLEDPDQPEQPEEPEQPEQPEQPEQPEGTEQPEQPEQPEQPNQSGAADENGESPPVETPGGAGE, encoded by the coding sequence ATGAGACCGAGTCGTACTACGATCGTCGTGCTGGTCGCGGCCGCGATGGTCGGAAGTATCGTCGCGCTACCGGTACTCGGCAGCAATCCCGAGACGGTCACAGAACCCGATAACGGAGATGTCGACGCGTCAATCGAATCGCAACTCGGTGGCGGGGGAGCGGCCACACTCCAGGGAGACGATTCTCAGGTGGACACGGAACCGACGGCTGCCTCGCAATTCGACCCGGTGGAGGTGGGGCCGCCCGCAGCGGACGTCGGTACTACCACGCAAACGACGGTCAGCCAGGAGCAGACGGAGGCCGTCGAGACGGGCGTCGACCAGGGAATCGCGCTCGTTCAATCCCAGGGTATCGAGGTGACTCAGGAACAGCGGACGGCGGCGCTCGAGGGCGCTCGAGAGTCGGTGTCGCAGTCCCAGACCGTCGAGGCCGAGCAGGTCCAAGCGGCGACGAAGGGTGCCGTCCACGGGACGCTGATTCAGGAACAGTCAGTGAACGTGACGCAGCTCCAGGCCGCAGTCGGCGGCGCGACGGCCGGCGGACTCTCGCAGTCCCAGTCGGTAAACGCCACCCAGTTACAGAGCGCGACCTGGGGAGGGGCACACGGTGCGGTCGCCCAGAGTCAGCGCGTGAGTGCCGAACAGATACAGGTCGCGAGTGCGGGTGCGGCCGCGGGTGCCGCGAGCGAGGCGGGCGCGAAAGACGTCGGCAAAGTCTCGAAGATCCAGGAAGCCGCGCAGGGGTCGGCCTACGGAGCCCTGACGCAATATCAGTCGATATCGATCGAACAGCGGCAGCAGGTAACTCTCGAACACGTACAGCACGCGGCGATCGGTGCGGCCGCCGGCTCGCTCGAGGGGAGCACGCGGGCTGCGCTCGAACAGGAGCAACGGGTGGACGTCCGACAGGAACAGCGCGTCGAAACCGAGCAGCGCCAGCGAGCCACGATCAAACAGATTCAGAAAGCCGCGGCCGGGGCGGCGAAGGGTGCGCTCGTGCAGGAACAGGAGGTCTCGGTCGAGCAGACGCAGGCCGCGGCTCGCGGTGCGAGTCGGGGATCGGTGAAGCAGGTGCAATCCGTCACCATCGTGCAGATCCAGCGAATCTCGATCACGCAGGTACAGGAAGCCTCCTTCGGTGCGGCGAAAGGTGCTATTTCGCAGAGTCAAGCGGCGACCGTCGAGCAAATTCAGGCCGCCGCTGACGGGGCCGCGGGCGGTGCGCTCGTCCAGCGACAGACGGTGTCGGTCACGCAGATTCAGTCCGCAGCGACCGGTGCCGCGGAGGGCGCGGTTACCAGTGCGCTCCAGCGACAGGAGGTCACCGTCGAACAGGTTCAGGCGGCCGCGTTCGGTGCCGGTGACGGCGCGGTGACCCAGATGCAGATCGTCGACGTAACGCAGGTCCAGCGCCTCGCGTCCGGGGCTGCGAGTGGCGCGCTCGTCCAGTCTCAGGAAGCGACGGTGACGCAGGTCCAGATCGCGGCACGTACTGCCGCGACGGAGACCGCTCAGGTAGTCCAGACCCAGCGGATCGGTATCATCCAACTTCAGACGCTGACCCAAGAGACTGCGGCCGATGCGACCGCGTTCGCGATCGAAGCCGATACCGACGACGTGACGGTGATCACCCAACACGTCGAGGTGGAAGTCGTCCAGCGGATCGAGACGATCGATCGGGTCGAGGGGACAGCCTCGATCGACTTCCGAGAACAGGAGGGGAACGGCGAGGAGGTCACGATCGACGAGGTTTCGCTCTCCGAAGGCGGTTTCGTGGCCGTCTACGAGGGGGTCGCCGTCGACGCCGATCCCGACGACGTCCGAGGCGTCTCGAGCTATCTCGAGGCCGGCGAGCACGAGAACGTCACGATCGAACTCGACGAGCCGCTGAACGAGAGCGGCGTACTCGTGGCGGTCGTCCACCACGACACGAACGACGACGAGACGTTCCAGTACGCCGAGTCTGACGGGGATCAGGACGTGCCGTACGCCAGTCAGAGCGGCGCACCGGTTCTCGACGGCGCGTTCGTGACGGTCACGGACGAACCGGCGGAGCCGACCGGAACGCTGTCCGTCGACGATCAGGAGGGTGACGGCGAGACGCTGATCGTCGACGAGGCGAACGCGTCCGTCCCCTACACCGTGACCGCCGAGTACGACAACGAAACCGTCGAGAGCGACGCGTTCGCGGCCGACGAAGCGGTGACGAACCTCTCGCTCGACCTCGAGCCGCCGCTTGAAGAGAACGCCTCGGTCAATGTTTCGGTCGTCGGTGAAGACGGTACTGCCCTCGCGAGCGAAACGATCGAGTACACCATCGCGGATGAACCCGTCGAGCCCGAGGCGACCCTCTCGCTCGACGATCAGGAGAGCGAGGGCGAGACCCTCGAGATCGAAGCGGCGAGCGCCACCGTGCCGTACGTCATTACGGCCGAATACGACGGCGAGCGCGTCGACAGTGATCCGTTCGAGGCCAACGAGACGGTCGCAGAGCAGACCCTCGACCTCGAGCCGCCACTCGAAGACAACGCGACCGTCGACGTGTCCGTTCGCGCCGCGGCGGACGACGCGGTACTCGCGAACGACTCGATCGAGTACGCGGTCGTGGAACCCGATCCGGAAGAACCGACGGCGAACCTCACGGTGGCCGATCAGACGGGTGATGGCGAGACGATCACCGTCACGTCGGCCAACGCGTCGGTGGAGTACGCGATCACCGTCACCGACGAAAACGGCACCCAGCTCGCGGTCAGCGAGACGTTCGCGGCCAACGAAACGATCGGGCCGACGGAGTTCGACCTCGAGCCGCCGCTCGCGGAGAACGCGACGCTCGAGGTCGCGGTCGTCGCGGCCGAAGACGGGACGTCCCTCGAAACGGATAGCGTCGCGTACGCGGTCGACGGCGACGTCGAGGACTTCGACGTCGAATTCACGAGCTGCTCGCGCGCGGTCGTCACCGCGTCGCTCGAGGAAGGGGACCAGGTCGCGGCGAGCACCGGGTTCTACGATCAGGCCGGGTTCGGGAACACCATCATCGAAGATTTCGTCACCGCTGGCGACGACGTTGAGGCACCGTTTACCGGTACGATCGTCTTCGAAATCGGCGACGAGCGGAACGTGACGACCGAGGATGACGAGGTATTCGTCGAGGTGCCCGACTACGGCACATTCGGCACGTACATCTCCGGGATCAGTTCGCCGGAAGCGATTCCCTTCGCTGGAATCGACTACGGCAACCCCTCGGCGCAGGCGTGCGACGATGCGGCCCGACCGGACCTGCCGTCGCTTTCGGTCGTGGAAACGACGCCAACCGAGGACGGCATCGACGTGACGTTCGGGTACGAGAACCCGAACAATGCGACGATGGCCGGAAACAGTCAGTTCGTCGACGGGACGACGACGGACGGGCCCCCGAACGAACTCGAGCCGGGCGAAAACACGTTCACCGTCGAGTGGACGCCCGAAAGCGACGCCGAACGGCTGGTCTGGCAGGTCGAATTCGCGAACTACGGCTACGATGACCCGGTGACCGCGGCGACGCCGCCGGCCGGCGAGATCGAGCCGTCCGAGCCTGCTGCGTTCGGCGTTTCGATCACCGAGGTCACCAGTCCGGTAGAACGGGGAGACCAGCTCGAGGTCGCGACGGAAGTCCAGAACCTCGGCGGCGAGGCGGGAACCCAGACCGTCGCGCTCGCGATCGGCGACGAAACCGTCGGCTCGGAATCGGTCACGCTCGAGGCCGGCGAGACCCAGACCGTTTCGTTCGCGTTCGAAACTGCCGCTCTCGAGCCCGGCGACTACCCGCTCGAGGTGGCGACCGAAACCGAGACGGTCGAGACGACCGTCACGATCGAGGAAAGCGGGGAGCCCGCCGAGTTCGCGGTTACTGATGTCTCGGCTCCCGAATCCGGGGTAGCCGGCGAGGAGGTTCCGGTGACCGCGATCGTCGAGAATCAGGGGGATCTCGAGGGAACGCAGACGGTGACCTACAGCGTCGACGAGCAGGCCGTCGCCCAGTCCACCGTATCGCTCGCGGGCGGGCAATCGGCTGAGATCCCGTTTTCGTCGACATTGCCGGAGGGCACGTCGACGCATACGGTCGCGACTGACGACGATCAGGCCACGGTGACGGTCGAGGCGACACCAGCGGAAGCGACAGGGAGCGATGGCAACGCCGGTCCGGAACCGTCACTCGAAGATCCAGACCAGCCGGAACAACCTGAGGAACCTGAACAGCCCGAACAGCCCGAACAACCTGAACAACCAGAGGGAACCGAACAGCCTGAACAGCCCGAACAGCCCGAACAGCCTAATCAGTCAGGTGCGGCCGACGAAAACGGCGAATCGCCACCAGTTGAGACGCCCGGTGGCGCTGGTGAATAA
- a CDS encoding biotin transporter BioY, with the protein MATEQNSVDPVDDTVVRQFARAALLAALIGATAAVSIPIPFSPAPITLQVLFIFLAGLVLGPVWGFVSLVLYLAAGAVGVPVFAGLRGGFGVLLGNSGGYLWSYPIAAALIGFIVHRGTELRDLTAVWLPVIVGALIAGTIVIYGMGTAYMAWLLELGAWEALNLGAFPFIPGEILKMLAAIVIVRSSGLTPVRS; encoded by the coding sequence ATGGCAACAGAGCAAAATTCCGTCGATCCCGTCGACGATACCGTCGTTCGGCAGTTCGCTCGAGCCGCACTGCTCGCGGCACTGATCGGCGCGACGGCAGCGGTGTCGATTCCCATACCGTTTTCGCCGGCACCGATCACGTTACAGGTACTGTTCATCTTCCTCGCCGGACTCGTCCTCGGCCCGGTCTGGGGGTTCGTTTCGCTCGTGCTCTACCTCGCCGCGGGGGCCGTCGGCGTCCCGGTGTTCGCCGGCTTGAGGGGAGGTTTCGGGGTTCTCCTCGGGAATTCGGGCGGCTATCTCTGGTCGTATCCGATCGCCGCGGCCCTGATCGGCTTCATCGTCCACCGCGGCACGGAACTCCGGGATCTCACTGCGGTTTGGCTCCCGGTCATCGTCGGTGCACTCATCGCAGGGACGATCGTCATCTACGGCATGGGGACGGCGTACATGGCCTGGCTGCTCGAGCTGGGTGCCTGGGAAGCCCTCAACCTCGGTGCGTTCCCGTTCATTCCCGGGGAGATTCTCAAGATGCTCGCCGCAATCGTCATCGTCAGATCCAGCGGACTCACCCCGGTTCGATCCTAA
- a CDS encoding energy-coupling factor ABC transporter ATP-binding protein, whose amino-acid sequence MIEFQSVSHAFDDVAVLEDVSLSLEDGEFVLLAGANGSGKTTLLRHCNGLLTPDSGDVLVDGTLVADDLIAARSSVGMVFQHPRDQFVAATVGADVAFGPENLGLAREEIERRVDAALEAVNMAGREDDRIDTLSGGEQSRVAIAGALAMEPTHLVLDEPFTGLDEPARRSVLERLESLSADGTGILLATHDLRDVTDLADRVIAMRDGRVTVDGPPEHALIELDGLEIRVPEP is encoded by the coding sequence ATGATCGAGTTCCAGTCGGTCTCCCACGCCTTCGACGACGTCGCCGTCCTCGAGGACGTTTCGCTATCACTCGAGGACGGCGAGTTCGTCCTGCTCGCGGGGGCCAACGGTAGCGGGAAGACGACGCTGTTGCGCCACTGCAACGGGCTGTTGACCCCCGATTCCGGCGACGTGCTCGTCGACGGCACACTCGTCGCGGACGACCTGATCGCCGCCCGCTCGAGCGTCGGGATGGTGTTCCAGCACCCGCGCGACCAGTTCGTCGCCGCAACTGTCGGTGCGGACGTCGCCTTCGGTCCCGAAAACCTCGGGCTGGCGCGCGAGGAGATCGAGCGCCGCGTCGACGCGGCGCTCGAGGCGGTGAACATGGCCGGTCGGGAGGACGACCGAATCGACACCCTCTCGGGGGGCGAGCAGTCCCGCGTAGCGATCGCGGGCGCGCTCGCGATGGAACCCACGCATCTCGTCCTCGACGAACCCTTCACCGGGCTCGACGAACCCGCGCGCCGCTCGGTCCTCGAGCGACTCGAGTCCCTCTCGGCCGACGGAACCGGGATCCTCCTCGCGACCCACGACCTACGTGACGTAACCGATCTCGCAGATCGCGTGATCGCCATGCGAGACGGGCGCGTCACCGTCGACGGACCGCCTGAGCACGCATTGATCGAACTCGACGGGCTCGAGATCCGCGTTCCGGAGCCGTGA